TCAAAAAACTAAAATCTAGTGCAAAATCAAAAACCAAAAACCAAAATCTAAAATCTAAAAACCAAAAACTAAAAGCCAAAAACCAAAATCCAAAATCTAGAAACTAGGAAAACAATCATCACCTCAATCAACACTAACAAGAGATTGTTGGAGAACTTTGCAGGAAACTTTCTCCGCAAGCAAACAATGGAAACCCTAGCTTCCGTTATTATACCTCGAAAGAACCACAGTCCTAAAACCCTAACAGCAACGAAAGAGAATAGTATAACCGAAAAGATAAATCCCCAAAATAATCATATGATTAACACAGAGATTAGGGAAGTCGAGTGAAAGATTAGCACCGACGAAAACTACGGTAGCCTATATCTACATCATAATTTTCAAAAAAGAAAAAGAATATCCATACAAATACAAAACAAAACGAAGCCCACGGCCCAATCCAATTCAAGCTATGACTGAGTTTCACATGGAGGTAGAGAGCAGCAAGGCTGTGATTGAGTTGCAAGTGGAGGAGGCAGAGACCAATTCTTCTTCACAAGAGTCTCTCCCGGAGCCTCAAGTCATGTATCGATGCAGGAAATGCAGAAGAATAGTCGCTATTGAGGATGACATAGTCCCTCATAAACCAGGGAAAGGCTAAGAATGCTTTGCTTGGAAGAAGAGAAGCGGAAACTATTGGGTTTGTGATATATGTCAATAGTATTTTGTAGATACGTTACTTGTTCGTCACTCCTATCAAAATAGAAAACTATGTTGTATATATACTTTTTCCGTAATGTAGTAAGGAAATATACAAGATTTTATGGTATCAGTGCACGTGTTGGATCCACTGACGCTAACAACGATCAAATTTCGCAGTTGATTCAACTCCTCCAGGCACAGCGACCACACACCTCTTCAGAAAAGTTGTCGGGTAAAACATATGACGGGAGACTTGTCTCTGCTGATAAATGTGGTGGACATTTCCTCGTCTCCTGTCAAATTCCCTAACGGGAATAGCTCTCGAGCAACAAAACGTGGTGTTTTACCACTTGGCTCTAACTATTTGCTCGATGATGTTTTGTTTGTACCCGATTTTGATTGTACTCTGATCTCTGTTGCTAAGTTGTTGAAGCAGACAGGCTGTGTAGCCATCTTTACTGACACTTTATGCTTCTTGCAGGATCGTTTTTCGAGGACTTTGATTGGAGCGGGTGAAGAGCGTGAGGGAGTGTACTATTTTACGGGTGTCTTCGCTGCTCGTGCGCACAAGATCTCGAAAGTGGTCAAGTCGTCTGGAGTCTTGTGGCATCGTAGATTAGGACACCCATCTGCTAGTGTTTTGCTTTCTTTACCGGAATGTGATCAATCCTCTAGTGCTTTGGGAGAGATCAAGAGTTGTGATATTTGTTTTCGTGCTAAACAAACACGAGAGATTTTTAATGATAGTAATAATAAAGCTTTGGATTGCTTTTCTCTTGTTCATGCGGATGTATGGGGTCCATACAGAACTCCTTCTACTTGTGGTGCAATCTATTTTCTGACCTTGGTCGATGATTATTCTAGGACGGTGTGGACTTATCTCAAGACAGCTAAGTCTGAAGTCTCAAACTTGATTCGTAACTTTTGTGCCATGTCTGATCGCTAGTTTGGAAAACTGGTTAAAGCTTTTAGAAGTGACAATGGGACTGAATTTATGTGTCTCACGTCTTTCTTTCAAGAAAACGGGATCCTGCATCAGACGTCTTGTGTTGACACTCCCCACCAAAACGGTAGAGTCGAGCGTAAACATCGGCACATTCTCAACGTCGCTCGTGCCTGTTTGTTTAAGAGTAACATGCCAATTAAATTCTGGGGAGAGAGTATTATGACTGCCACACATCTGATCAATCGCACGCCGTCCTCTGTTCTGCAAGGAAAGACTCCATACGAGCTACTCTTTGGATCTTGGCCAAAGTACGAGATGCTTTGTACGTTTGGCTGTTTGTGTTACGCTCATGTTCGATCTCGCGACAAAGACAAGTTTGGAACTTGCAGCAAGAGATGTGTATTTGTAGGCTATCCATATGGTTGGCGTCTATATGATATCGAGACTGGAAAGTTCTTCGTCAGCCGCGATGTCCAGTTTCAGGAAGATGTGTTTCCTTACATGGACATGAAGCACGCCACCCAACAGAAGCAGACACCTTCTCTGGAGATAGTCGACGCTGACTGGTTTGTACCTGTACAGACTCCTTTTACGCCTACTGTTTTGACTGAGACATTCCCCGACACTCCTTCTGCTGATCCATCACCAATTTCAGTTGAACCGCCATGGTTTCAGCTCCTGACATATCTGCTGATGATGAATACCTTGAATCTACTTCAGATACAGCTCCTGCACAAGAACTTTTGGGTTGTGGACATCGGCCTAAGAAGCCATCAGTTCTGTTGAAAGATTATGTTACTTCTCATGTACACTCCTCATCTTCTCACGCTCTCACACCTGGTTTCTCTCTATCAAATTCCTCGTCTACGGTTTCTGGTAAGAACCTCTATCCCATTGCCGAGTGTTTAACTGACTCTAGTTTTTCAGGAAATTACATCGCTTTCATGGCTGCGGTGCTCGACAGTACGGAACCGAAGCATTTCAAAGATGCTGCTCGTATTAAGGAATGGTGTGAAGCAATGCAGAAAGAGATTGAGGCTCCCGAGGAAAATCATACATGGGATATTACTGATCTACCTCCAGGCAAGCGATCTATAAATTGCAAATGGGTGGACAAATTGAAATGGAACGCTGACGGTACACTGGAACGCTACAAGGCTCGATTGGTGGTATGTGGAAATCGGCAAAAAGAGGGTACTGATTTTAATGAGACATTTGCTCCAGTGGCGAAAATAACAACAGTTCGGTATCTACTAAGTATAGCAGCTGCAAAAGATTGGGAGGTTCATCCAATGGATGTCCATAATGCACTTTTGCATGGCAATCTTGAGGAAGAGGTTTATATGAAACTTCCTCCAGGCTTTAAGTCTTCAGATCCAACTAAGGTACGTCGTCTTCGGAAATCGCTTTATGGTTTGAAACATTCACCTCGTTGCTGGTTCGCTAAACTGTCTGCAGCACTTCGCCAGTTCGGGTTCACACAAAGTAAGGAAGATTACTCATTGTTTTCATATTCATACAGAAAGGGAGCAACGATCTTACACATTCTTGTCTATGTGGATGACTTCATTCTCGCTGGAAATAATCTGCGGGTGATTGATCGTTTCAAAACTCATCTCAATGATTGTTTCCATATGAAGGACCTTGGAAATCTGAAGTACTTCTTAGGAATCGAGGTATGTCGTGGTCCTGGTAGGTTTTGTCTTTCACAGTGCAAATATGCGCTTGGGATTCTGAAGCCGGCCTACTAGGATGTAAACCTTCAGCAGTTCCTATCGAGCTAAATCACAAACCCAATAGAAACTCTGCTGAACGAGTTAAGTGCTCTTCCATCTTTGTCCAGCTTATGAAATGGATGCAAACTAGTGAGATAATCTTTAAAAACATGTTTTTTTTAATCTCAACAAGAATCTTTATAATTGATCTTAACATGCTGTTTGCATTTTTGCAGTTCATGATGGGTTTGTTGAAGAGAAACTTCTTTGTTTGGGATGTAACGCCCGGTTAGGTTATTTCAACTGGGCTGGGATGCAATGCAGCTGTGGAGCGTGGGTTAATCCGGCTTTCCAGCTCCATAAAGAGCCGATTAAACTATAGTGAACATGACATTCTCATTTGTTAGTTTTTTAGTTATAAATCTAATAAAAGTTCATTAGCTTAATAATTTAAAGTATTTTAAATCCTAAGATAGTGAACATATTATCATTTTTGTTTATTTCTAATTTTAGGGGAAGAACCAAGGGGAGAAAAGACCGGAAGTCCAGTCCAAAGAAACACGCATTTGGAAACTAAAGGCTATAATTAAAAAGAATTAACAAACTCACTTTTATTAAAGAAATTTTTTTGTTAATTTACCAAATAAATGGTTTTTTACAAATTTAGCTAAAAATAACAAATGAGTTTTTAATTGTATAAAACCGAACTTTGTGGCGCTTGTGAATAAGTTGTCCTCTTCTCTAATCTCAACAAAGAAAACGTTTCAAAAGGAGAAGAAAGACAAATCTTGTAACATATTCAATCAAATGGCGACCAAGGCCATCTTCTTCTTTGTCTCCGCCTTGTGCCTGTCGTCTCTAGCCGGCAAGGCTATGGCCGACGCCGATGATTTTGACAGTTTCAAAATTCAGGGATCGGTTTACTGTGACACATGCCGTGTCCAGTTCGTTACCCGTCTCAGCAAATTCCTTGAAGGTATGCACATTACACATGCTTATAGTATTAGTCGAAAATCTAAAAAGTAATAACAATAGCCAAATAGTAAAGCTTAGTGGTAATGTTTCCAACTCATGTATATATTTGCCTATAAATATTATCTAGAAACATATTCACTTCAGTCCACTTTTATTTTTTCCTCTAAAATTATTCTATATTTATAGTAAAAAATAGATGAATGTCATCGTAGATGCATGAGTAAATTTTATTTTTATTTTAAGGAAAAAATAGTAAAATATATTAGATTTAGTTTAAAGGTTGCTTTGGGGCAATGTATAAACTCGTTAGTCATGGATACAATTTTCTGCTAAAAAAATTGATGTTTCTAAGGCCGAAGATTTCATTACAAATTTGAGGCTCGAAAAAGTGCTGATAATGTCTTCTTGAAGATTAGCTGGACTTCAGTGTAGATACTCTTTGATAATAATAAAACTATTAATAATTAGTAACAAGAATATGTGTCCTTTTCTTCCTATTCCAATTGTAATTTTTCTTTCGTTTTTGATTTGGTGGGTGAAGGAGCAAAAGTGAAGCTAGAGTGCAGGAGCAGAACAAACGGAACCGTGGCGTTGACAAAGGAAGCCGTGACTGACAAATCAGGCAGCTACACGATGGAAGTGACCGGTGACCACGAGGAAGAAGTCTGCGAGCTCGTTCTCCTCCAATCACCTGACAGTGCTTGCAGTGACGTCAGCCAAGATGCTTACTTACGCAACGCCGCTAAGGTTAGCCTGACGGCAAATGACGGTATCGTCTCTCATGAGACACGTATCGTTAACCCTCTCGGTTTCATGGTTAAGACGCCGTCAGCTGAATGTCCCGCCGCTTTTAAGGAGCTCGGGATCGTTCCTGACGTCACCTTCTAAATATGATGACAACCTCTATCTCATAAATCGTTATTATAACTGCCATCATCTATTGTTTGTTTTCTTATATATAAAAGTGTAATTTGATAAAATACAAAAAAAGGGGGTAATTCAAATAATTTATTATAATTTTTCGAGCAGATTAAATCAACGTCATTATATACAGAAATGATGCAGATCTTGTCTCTTTTAGAATTCATGTAGATTTGCTCATTCCAGGGCCGGAAGAATGTTATACATTGCGTTAAGCTAATAAACGTACAAAATAAATTCAATTTTCATAATAAATTCAATTTTCATAAGATAATGGAGGCAATCAACTGTTACAATAAATTCAAAACACTGAAATACAGTTTTATTTAACATTTTTCCTACAAAACTATTAAATAAATTTGTATAGTCAAATACCATTCATATTTGTGTCAGTTGATAACAAAACCAGTCCATATAATCTCCCATATGGCATGTTAGACTGCCAATATTTTTTAACAGTTTCAGTTTCATAAAACTTCAGAAAATTTTATTTTTTAAAAAATGAAGTATTTCAATAGGCATACCCTTGGTTAAAGATATTTCAAGATTTCAAACTTGATGTTCTGAAGGTAATATAACTAAAATGTCTAAAAATATTATTTTAACTATAAAACTATCCGTTTTACTTATCATACGGTAATAAGAAAATAAACTAAAAATGCTCTTCCTAATCAACGGTTTTGATTACTTGTTTTCTGGATCGGCCATCCCTCTTTCGTTAGTTGTTATAAATTTTGTCCTTTTACGAGGAATGATTAGATTATATTTGTCTTAGAGCTCATGTAGATTTCGTCCTTTGTAGAGTTGTTGTAGATTTCATCCCTCCTTGACTTTGAGTTTGTATAGATTATGCCTCTCTAAGAGCTTTTGCAGATTCCTCTTTTGTAGGGTTGTGGTAGATTGTTTCTCTCCTTGAGTTGATACGAGATTAGATGTCTCTTAGAGCAATTACATTTGAGATTTTTCAACATAAATGTTCCAAATTCAAAAAAAAAAACTATTAGAATGAGTATTTCAATTGTTAAGAAATCCATTTTATTAAATAATATTTTTAGTTGTTAGATATTTATGCTCGCAATCTTTTAATAGAATTGCTGTTAGAGCTTCTGATACACTAAAAATGAATATTTGCTATTGTCAAGTTAATAGTGTTGTTGTAGTATGTTTAGATTCAATTTCAGAGGACCAGTTTATACTTTATCCTATTAGTTCAATAATAATCTAAAACAATAACGAGGTTTAAAGGTTGAGTGAAAGCGTAGAATGCAAGTAACAAGCAAATAGAGGGTTTAACAAAATGATAAGCGAGCTAGCCTAAAGAGATTAACAGATTAATGAGGGAGCGAGCCGAACAGTCTATTCAAGTTCCTTAAGATCGAGTCCAGAACTCAGGTAACTAGGTAGATCAGCCCACTCTCGTGGTATTGTTCTTTTTATTGATCGATCTCAGCTCCTAAACTCTCGTTTGGGCTGAGATGCGATGATAAGCCTTATGAGCTGACCCGATGGGTTTACAAAGCAGCCTAATATCTACTTTTGCTGATTAGGGATGTTATGCTCATGCAAAACGTGTCAAGTAATCTAATTCACGGTTAATGATTAGATCTACTTAAGTTCATGCATCAAGTGATCAATTTAATGCAATCAATACGACCGGTAATGAATGAAGACAATTGATGATATTTATTTGTGTTCAGCTCGCGATCTAGCAACCCTAACACCTTAGGCTAACAAGATCGACTACTCAGTCATAACACAAGTAAACACATATGATAATTCTGAATAATACATGATGCGATTGAATTGAAATAAAATAGGGTTTAGGATAATCTTCTCCAGGGTGAGAAAGATGGAACCGTCTCCCTTACAAAGCAATTCCAAAAGTAACTTGTCTTACAAAAACTAGCGTAAGAAATAAAAAATAAGGATATAGGCGCTTTTATATGGAGGCACCATTAAGTTAGAGAAGAGGGACGACTAGGGAAAACTCTCGGAATAACTTGGATGTTTCCTTAAATGTCGGAAACAATCGCTCGGACTGTTCCTTAAGGGGAACAATCGCCAAACTGCCCCGCTTGGCTGTTCCCCGAGAAATCTTCCAAATATGACATCTTTTCTTCATGCACCCTTCTTCGATTCTGCAACCTATTCCAGACCTGAAAAAACTCAAAAATGACTGAACAGACTCGATAAAAGATTTGAAAACCATTGAAAACGTATTTACTATGATGTAAAAAACATCATATATCAGCTTCCGTAGGTTCTACCATTCATAGGATTATTATTGATTTTGTCCGTCCTGGATTGATTTTATTCCCTGTTCTAAAAATCGGCCGTCTGGACGCTACGCATCACTCTTCCGCCCCGATTTATGCCAAATCGGTTAAAAAAATCGGATATACGACTTTCTCCATCTAGACCGCCTAAATAACCGCCTAGCCGCCTAATCTATTTTTTTATTTATTATTTTTATTTTATTTTTCTATAATATTTTTATTTTTGATCTAAAATTTTGTAAACATCATTTACATTCATAATTTTGATAAAAATTACACTATATTAAATTTATATATTCTATTTGTGTGTTTTATACAGTCTTAAACATAAAAATGTATTAATATTATACACAATTAAAGATTAACATGTTTTATAACATAGTAAACAATCTAAAAATTCCGTCTTTCATAATTTCTAATTAATCTCCGATTTTCTCTTTAGGCGCTAGGCCCAACCCGACCGTCCAACTAGCGCCTAGCGCGTCCCGATCATGGATTATATTTAGATAAATCCGTCCTTTGTAGGGTTATTGTAGATTTCGTCTTTCATTATGTGATATAGATTATGGGTTTCTATAATAATGATGATATTATACATATGAACATCAGCTGTTACTTGAAAGCTCTCGGAAATCGCAATATATTCTCTATTTTCCCGTTGTTTCTCTTCTTCTTCTTTCTCCTATCTAGGGTTTTGTGCTTTCTTTATTTATAGAATTAGAGGGGTCGCTACAGTTGCCTAATTCATATGCGTATAGGAACCGATTCTCTAAACCATAATTCTTGTTAGAAATATTTCCTTTTTAAAATAACTGTATTGTCTTCTGCATTCTTCACTGATCTTCTACCCTGACTGCAATTTGTTAATCTTCTGCGTTTACGGCAGTTCACCAATTTTTACGCTTACTGCAAATTTCATCGTAACCCTATTCCTGTGAACTTTATATTTATATTATGTTAGCCGGAGTGAATAAATTATTTCCTACACCGAAAATCAAATTACGTCTTTCCAAAACTTTACTGTGTTCTTTTAAATTTGAATGTTGAACTGCCCTCGATAACACTAATGTTCGAGGCATTATCACACGATCTTAAAAAAAAATTAAGCAAACAATCGTTTCAACCATAACATATTGGCCAAGAAAACGTACATCATCATCATCATCTCGAGTTCAATACTTCCAAAACACACCCGGACTTCCTACTCCAGTTTTTTTCTTTTAAAAGATCAAAACTTCTTATTATTTATGTACTAACAAAATAATAATAAAAATAATAATAATAATCCTTATAGTAGAATCGCATATATTCATTTCAAATGGTTCCATCAACTAAAAGTTCCTTTAATTAACTTAAAGATGAGTAGTTAGACACTACTTGCAACATCATTTTCGAATTTTTTAGTCATTAGCTCAACTGCAAAACATTCTAGCCATTGCGTTAGAAGTCTTCGGTGTTAGAAGTCTTCGGTTCGAGTGACCATTAAGACAAATTAATATTACATGCTGATCTGAATTTTCCAAATCGCTTTTTCGATCCCGCCGTATCCCTCCTGAGATGTGTATTAAAACATTGAAACCTGATCTGGGGGAATTTTTGATCAAATTTGTTCTCATGTTTTTAAATTTAATATACCGTCTAACAACAAATAAATAAAAATTATAATTGCATAATAATATGATAAAAATGATACCAGGTTAAAAACATATGGACCCAAGTCCCACGTGAATATTTTTATTTTTGTCTTTTATTTTCTTTTTTTTATCGAGTGGATTGATTTCTGTTGATGTTGCGTGCAAAAGTATATCGAATATATATTGCCCCCACACAAGATCTCCTCTTACAAAATCTTGTCCAACAATTCTTTTTAGGGTTTTCTCGTCGGATTCTTGTTCGCCGTTTACCGGAATCTGATTTTCACCGGCTGCCAGTTCTTAGTCCCCGACAATGGGTACTAAATGTGTGTATCAAATACTATGCTTGCCTTTAATTATTATGTCTACTCTTTTATTTGATTATTTTCATGCTTTTTATGTATTTCTGTTTTCCAAATTATTCAATGACCTTACTCCATTGTTTTATGCTAACACACTATCGTAGTGTTTTTCAATTAAAGCGTTTATTATACCTAATTAGCATCCAAATTGGCAATTTGCACATGATTTAATGTATGCGTACATTACTCTACTTTTTTACTTTGAATTTCTAAAAATGTTTTTCTTTACATTATTATTTCTAAACATAAATGTTATCAAAATATGTAGTAGCTAACAAACAATATATCATCTAACAAAACATGTATCCGTTACTTACAGTTATTTTCTAACAAACTTATGAACCGGATGGGAGTCCAAAGATAAGCACGGATTTTTTCGGCACCGAAAATATTAACATAGACCAGACGAAGACCTAGGACAATCATTTACCTACAAAGATAACAAATAAAAAAGAATCAAATACTACACAGATAACAAAT
The DNA window shown above is from Brassica oleracea var. oleracea cultivar TO1000 chromosome C3, BOL, whole genome shotgun sequence and carries:
- the LOC106333368 gene encoding pollen-specific protein-like At4g18596, which codes for MATKAIFFFVSALCLSSLAGKAMADADDFDSFKIQGSVYCDTCRVQFVTRLSKFLEGAKVKLECRSRTNGTVALTKEAVTDKSGSYTMEVTGDHEEEVCELVLLQSPDSACSDVSQDAYLRNAAKVSLTANDGIVSHETRIVNPLGFMVKTPSAECPAAFKELGIVPDVTF